From one Amaranthus tricolor cultivar Red isolate AtriRed21 chromosome 17, ASM2621246v1, whole genome shotgun sequence genomic stretch:
- the LOC130803812 gene encoding 3,7-dimethylxanthine N-methyltransferase CkTbS-like, with protein MKLQDFLHMNEGDGEFSYSQNSCIQKGASLMSQPMVERAIEGVLSDIGMAKKDFRVADLGCGVGPVPLGLLTMVIQYVERKCKEFDDDIVPDILVYFNDLPSNDFNFLLRNLFNLEVLKRKDGKALCFLMATPGSYYARLFPANSLHFVHANYSLHWLSQTPEGLYSAEGVTLNKGNIYISETSPENVAKAYFSQFQQDFTKFLNNRSKEVLSNGRMLLTFRGRDSLSNVTKWQPWELKILTQSITTLISQGLLKEEKLDAFNFPYYGPCEEEIQYIVKADGSFEIENINTVTQQVHGEIKNDLERAKAISKFVRSFSESLILSHFGEDVLDLIYHNFTKLTNEHLANGELLEHSTIIVLLKKV; from the exons ATGAAGCTTCAAGATTTCCTTCATATGAATGAAGGTGATGGAGAATTCAGTTATTCTCAAAATTCTTGTATTCAG AAAGGGGCAAGTTTAATGAGCCAACCAATGGTAGAAAGAGCAATTGAAGGAGTACTATCAGATATTGGGATGGCAAAAAAGGATTTTAGAGTAGCAGATTTGGGTTGTGGAGTGGGCCCAGTTCCATTGGGCCTCTTAACAATGGTGATACAATATGTTGAAAGAAAGTGCAAGGAATTTGATGATGATATAGTACCAGATATTCTTGTATATTTCAATGATCTTCCTTCaaatgatttcaatttcttgcTTAGAAATTTATTCAATTTGGAAGTGTTGAAAAGAAAAGATGGCAAAGCTTTGTGCTTTTTAATGGCTACTCCTGGCTCCTACTATGCTAGACTTTTCCCTGCTAATTCTTTGCATTTTGTTCATGCAAATTATAGTCTTCATTGGCTATCTcag ACACCAGAAGGGTTGTACAGTGCAGAAGGTGTAACCTTAAACAAGGGAAACATATACATATCTGAAACAAGTCCTGAAAATGTTGCAAAAGCTTACTTTTCTCAATTTCAACAAGATTTCACCAAATTCCTCAACAATCGTTCCAAAGAAGTGTTATCTAATGGTCGTATGCTTTTGACATTTCGTGGTAGGGACTCTTTATCAAATGTAACTAAATGGCAACCATGGGAACTTAAAATCCTTACTCAATCTATCACTACCCTTATTTCTCAG GGTTTGTTGAAGGAAGAGAAGCTAGACGCTTTCAATTTTCCATATTACGGTCCTTGTGAAGAGGAAATTCAATATATTGTGAAAGCGGATGGGTCATTTGAAATCGAGAATATTAATACAGTGACACAACAAGTTCATGgtgaaattaaaaatgatttagaAAGAGCAAAAGCTATAAGTAAATTTGTGAGATCCTTTTCCGAATCCTTAATTTTAAGTCATTTTGGAGAAGACGTATTGGACTTAATTTACCATAATTTCACCAAACTCACAAATGAGCATCTAGCTAATGGAGAACTCTTAGAGCACTCTACCATCATTGTGCTTCTTAAAAAAGTTTAG
- the LOC130804210 gene encoding PHD finger protein ING1 isoform X2, whose protein sequence is MRQNERRCEQEIEGFKQGMLSGAIPPEPSRVRLSDEALDEQKHSIRIADEKVALAVQAYDLVDAHIQQLDQYLKQSEEEIRREKELASAPASSDATAEGSSKSGRGIEGGRGGRKKTRHAAAAAAAAAASVPANPPSMDLDIPVDPNEPTYCICNQVSYGEMVACDNSDCRIEWFHFGCVGLKEKPKGKWYCTDCAGTQKRRKGK, encoded by the exons ATGCGGCAGAATGAACGCCGATGTGAGCAGGAAATAGAAGGTTTCAAGCAGGGAATGTTGTCTGGTGCTATTCCACCAGAGCCATCTCGGGTCCGACTCTCAGATGAAGCACTTGATGAACAGAAGCACAGCATCAGGATTGCTGATGAAAAAGTTGCTTTAGCTGTCCAAGCATATGATTTG GTTGATGCGCACATTCAACAGCTGGACCAATATCTTAAGCAATCTGAAGAGGAGATCCGTCGTG AGAAAGAGCTTGCATCTGCTCCTGCTTCATCTGATGCAACTGCTGAGGGTAGCTCGAAATCTGGTCGTGGCATTGAAGGTGGAAGAGGTGGACGTAAAAA AACACGTCATgcggcagcagcagcagcagccgcCGCTGCCTCGGTACCTGCAAACCCACCGAGCATGGACTTGGATATACCAGTTGATCCTAATGAGCCCACTTATTGTATCTGTAATCAAGTGAGCTACGGAGAGATGGTTGCATGTGATAATTCCGAT TGCAGGATCGAGTGGTTCCATTTTGGGTGCGTTGGTTTAAAAGAGAAGCCAAAGGGAAAATGGTACTGTACGGATTGTGCTGGAACACAGAAACGTCGTAAAGGCAAGTGA
- the LOC130804210 gene encoding PHD finger protein ING1 isoform X1 — MSSFLDEFQANLELLPNILQKKYALLRDLDKSLQEIMRQNERRCEQEIEGFKQGMLSGAIPPEPSRVRLSDEALDEQKHSIRIADEKVALAVQAYDLVDAHIQQLDQYLKQSEEEIRREKELASAPASSDATAEGSSKSGRGIEGGRGGRKKTRHAAAAAAAAAASVPANPPSMDLDIPVDPNEPTYCICNQVSYGEMVACDNSDCRIEWFHFGCVGLKEKPKGKWYCTDCAGTQKRRKGK; from the exons ATGTCGTCTTTTCTTGATGAATTTCAAGCAA ATCTGGAATTGCTTCCAAATATTTTGCAAAAGAAGTATGCATTGCTACGGGATCTTGACAAAAGTTTACAAG AAATCATGCGGCAGAATGAACGCCGATGTGAGCAGGAAATAGAAGGTTTCAAGCAGGGAATGTTGTCTGGTGCTATTCCACCAGAGCCATCTCGGGTCCGACTCTCAGATGAAGCACTTGATGAACAGAAGCACAGCATCAGGATTGCTGATGAAAAAGTTGCTTTAGCTGTCCAAGCATATGATTTG GTTGATGCGCACATTCAACAGCTGGACCAATATCTTAAGCAATCTGAAGAGGAGATCCGTCGTG AGAAAGAGCTTGCATCTGCTCCTGCTTCATCTGATGCAACTGCTGAGGGTAGCTCGAAATCTGGTCGTGGCATTGAAGGTGGAAGAGGTGGACGTAAAAA AACACGTCATgcggcagcagcagcagcagccgcCGCTGCCTCGGTACCTGCAAACCCACCGAGCATGGACTTGGATATACCAGTTGATCCTAATGAGCCCACTTATTGTATCTGTAATCAAGTGAGCTACGGAGAGATGGTTGCATGTGATAATTCCGAT TGCAGGATCGAGTGGTTCCATTTTGGGTGCGTTGGTTTAAAAGAGAAGCCAAAGGGAAAATGGTACTGTACGGATTGTGCTGGAACACAGAAACGTCGTAAAGGCAAGTGA
- the LOC130804000 gene encoding oleosin Ara h 10.0102-like, translating into MADRDRDRDRTDTRGDPKQVQVHTTTTYPAYVGQKGSWTGSWTGSSYGSGGGPTASQVVALITLVPLSGTLLFLAGLTLVGSIIGLVITTPVFLLFSPVLVPAALLLGLAVTGILSSGAFGLSGLSSLSWVANYLRQAGHTVPDDLDYAKRRVADMAAYAGQKTKDVGQTIESKARESGTHPYGSTHSTTTTGVTARA; encoded by the coding sequence ATGGCAGACCGTGATCGCGATCGTGACCGTACTGATACTCGAGGTGATCCAAAGCAAGTTCAAGTCCATACTACAACAACCTATCCAGCTTATGTGGGTCAGAAGGGTTCATGGACGGGCTCATGGACGGGCTCATCGTATGGAAGTGGTGGCGGCCCAACAGCTTCTCAAGTTGTAGCTCTTATTACCCTTGTACCTCTTAGTGGGACTCTCCTTTTCTTGGCGGGTCTTACTCTTGTCGGGTCGATAATCGGGCTTGTTATCACCACCCCGGTTTTCCTCCTTTTCAGCCCAGTTCTAGTCCCTGCTGCCCTTTTATTGGGTCTAGCAGTAACCGGGATTCTATCTTCGGGTGCGTTTGGTCTTTCGGGCCTTTCATCGCTTTCGTGGGTAGCAAATTACCTTCGTCAGGCGGGTCATACAGTGCCGGATGATTTGGACTATGCAAAACGGCGTGTGGCGGATATGGCAGCTTATGCAGGCCAGAAAACCAAGGATGTGGGCCAGACTATTGAGAGTAAGGCCCGTGAAAGTGGAACTCACCCTTACGGCAGCACTCATTCTACTACTACAACAGGGGTGACAGCCAGAGCTTAA